A genome region from Gallus gallus isolate bGalGal1 chromosome 9, bGalGal1.mat.broiler.GRCg7b, whole genome shotgun sequence includes the following:
- the NEU4 gene encoding sialidase-4 isoform X3 gives MGSRHFPARTVLFEKESTGVTYRVPALIYLPCVAKLLAFAEERLSADDAHANLLVLRRGTVYGSYVEWEDMRVLETAALQHHRSMNPCPLYDEFTGTLFLFFITVLGRTPEAFQIVTGQNVTRLCCVTSADQGLSWSKATDLTQQVIGRAIKEWATFALGPGHGIQLRSGRLLVPAYSYHIDCKECFGQLCKTTPHSFAFYSDDHGQGWRFGEFIPNLQTGECQLVSVDEEDGSNVLYCNARSSLGFRVQALSTDDGAVFHGGQLVPRLVEPPHGCHGSIIGFPAPLVYGPQPRSAPHVLPATVAGSRTSTGPRSWASFHRDPKGTSGPFFQAPTWVLYSHPTSSMSRVNMGVHLSTFPRDADSWTEPWVIYEGPSAYSDLAYMELPHSQFPVSGGPAIAFACLYENGKRSPYEQISFSMFTLHDVLQNIPLTAAVPRKKRRRKSCCVS, from the exons ATGGGCTCCCGGCACTTCCCTGCCCGGACCGTGCTCTTTGAGAAGGAGTCCACTGGTGTCACGTACCGCGTGCCAGCCCTGATCTACCTTCCCTGTGTGGCCAAGCTGCTGGCCTTCGCCGAGGAGCGGCTGAGCGCTGACGATGCCCACGCCAACCTGCTGGTGCTGCGCCGCGGCACCGTCTATGGCAGCTACGTGGAG TGGGAAGACATGCGGGTGCTGGAGACGGCGGCACTGCAGCACCACCGCTCGATGAACCCCTGCCCGCTCTACGATGAGTTCACCGGCaccctctttctcttcttcatcacCGTGCTGGGCAGGACACCTGAAGCCTTCCAGATCGTCACCGGGCAGAACGTCACCCGCCTCTGCTGCGTCACCAGCGCCGATCAGGGTCTGAGCTGGAGCAAGGCCACCGACCTGACACAGCAGGTCATCGGCAGGGCCATCAAAG AGTGGGCCACCTTCGCGCTGGGCCCAGGGCACGGGATCCAGCTGCGCTCCGGCCGGCTGCTGGTGCCTGCCTACAGCTACCACATCGACTGCAAGGAGTGCTTCGGGCAGCTCTGCAAGACCACTCCGCACTCTTTCGCCTTCTACAGCGACGACCACGGCCAGGGCTGGCGTTTTGGGGAGTTCATCCCCAACCTGCAGACAGGAGAGTGCCAGCTGGTCTCGGTGGATGAGGAGGATGGCTCCAATGTCCTCTACTGCAACGCCCGCAGCTCCCTGGGCTTCCGTGTCCAGGCGCTGAGCACTGATGATGGGGCTGTCTTCCACGGGGGGCAGCTGGTCCCACGGCTGGTTGAGCCCCCACATGGCTGCCACGGCAGCATCATTGGCTTCCCCGCACCTCTGGTGTACGGCCCTCAGCCCCGCTCGGCTCCACATGTGCTCCCTGCCACGGTTGCTGGCAGCAGGACTTCAACGGGACCTCGCAGCTGGGCCTCATTCCACAGGGACCCCAAAGGCACTTCTGGGCCCTTCTTCCAAGCGCCAACATGGGTGCTTTACTCACACCCCACCAGCTCCATGTCGCGGGTCAACATGGGGGTTCACCTCAGCACCTTCCCCAGGGATGCGGACAGCTGGACTGAGCCCTGGGTCATCTACGAGGGCCCGAGCGCTTACTCAGACCTGGCTTACAtggagctgccccacagccagtTTCCTGTCTCTGGTGGCCCAGCCATCGCTTTTGCCTGTCTGTACGAGAATGGGAAGCGCTCGCCCTACGAGCAGATCTCCTTCAGCATGTTCACACTGCACGACGTGCTCCAGAACATCCCCCTGACGGCTGCAGTGCCCCGCAAGAAGCGGAGGCGAAAGAGCTGTTGTGTCTCCTAG
- the NEU4 gene encoding sialidase-4 isoform X1, with protein sequence MQQRKGQMGSHSSAQRTRMGTALPPPFPIPALASLVLQKPLQLAAWRTAFSFLLAAPHLPPPLSPDPTSVWAVPLSPAGTMGSRHFPARTVLFEKESTGVTYRVPALIYLPCVAKLLAFAEERLSADDAHANLLVLRRGTVYGSYVEVGRGPRGGRMAPRVLGAHYSLSKQWEDMRVLETAALQHHRSMNPCPLYDEFTGTLFLFFITVLGRTPEAFQIVTGQNVTRLCCVTSADQGLSWSKATDLTQQVIGRAIKEWATFALGPGHGIQLRSGRLLVPAYSYHIDCKECFGQLCKTTPHSFAFYSDDHGQGWRFGEFIPNLQTGECQLVSVDEEDGSNVLYCNARSSLGFRVQALSTDDGAVFHGGQLVPRLVEPPHGCHGSIIGFPAPLVYGPQPRSAPHVLPATVAGSRTSTGPRSWASFHRDPKGTSGPFFQAPTWVLYSHPTSSMSRVNMGVHLSTFPRDADSWTEPWVIYEGPSAYSDLAYMELPHSQFPVSGGPAIAFACLYENGKRSPYEQISFSMFTLHDVLQNIPLTAAVPRKKRRRKSCCVS encoded by the exons ATGCAGCAGAGGAAGGGGCAGATGGGATCCCATTCCTCAGCTCAGAGGACGCGCATGGGGACAGCTCTGCCCCCTCCATttcccatcccagccctggCCAGCCTGGTTTTGCAGAAACCCCTCCAACTAGCAGCATGGAGAACggccttttcttttcttttggcagCACCGcatctcccccctcccctttccccagaCCCCACCTCAGTGTGGGCTGTCCCCCTTTCTCCTGCAGGAACCATGGGCTCCCGGCACTTCCCTGCCCGGACCGTGCTCTTTGAGAAGGAGTCCACTGGTGTCACGTACCGCGTGCCAGCCCTGATCTACCTTCCCTGTGTGGCCAAGCTGCTGGCCTTCGCCGAGGAGCGGCTGAGCGCTGACGATGCCCACGCCAACCTGCTGGTGCTGCGCCGCGGCACCGTCTATGGCAGCTACGTGGAGGTGGGACGGGGCCCACGGGGAGGGAGAATGGCCCCACGGGTGCTGGGGGCTCACTACTCCCTCTCCAAGCAGTGGGAAGACATGCGGGTGCTGGAGACGGCGGCACTGCAGCACCACCGCTCGATGAACCCCTGCCCGCTCTACGATGAGTTCACCGGCaccctctttctcttcttcatcacCGTGCTGGGCAGGACACCTGAAGCCTTCCAGATCGTCACCGGGCAGAACGTCACCCGCCTCTGCTGCGTCACCAGCGCCGATCAGGGTCTGAGCTGGAGCAAGGCCACCGACCTGACACAGCAGGTCATCGGCAGGGCCATCAAAG AGTGGGCCACCTTCGCGCTGGGCCCAGGGCACGGGATCCAGCTGCGCTCCGGCCGGCTGCTGGTGCCTGCCTACAGCTACCACATCGACTGCAAGGAGTGCTTCGGGCAGCTCTGCAAGACCACTCCGCACTCTTTCGCCTTCTACAGCGACGACCACGGCCAGGGCTGGCGTTTTGGGGAGTTCATCCCCAACCTGCAGACAGGAGAGTGCCAGCTGGTCTCGGTGGATGAGGAGGATGGCTCCAATGTCCTCTACTGCAACGCCCGCAGCTCCCTGGGCTTCCGTGTCCAGGCGCTGAGCACTGATGATGGGGCTGTCTTCCACGGGGGGCAGCTGGTCCCACGGCTGGTTGAGCCCCCACATGGCTGCCACGGCAGCATCATTGGCTTCCCCGCACCTCTGGTGTACGGCCCTCAGCCCCGCTCGGCTCCACATGTGCTCCCTGCCACGGTTGCTGGCAGCAGGACTTCAACGGGACCTCGCAGCTGGGCCTCATTCCACAGGGACCCCAAAGGCACTTCTGGGCCCTTCTTCCAAGCGCCAACATGGGTGCTTTACTCACACCCCACCAGCTCCATGTCGCGGGTCAACATGGGGGTTCACCTCAGCACCTTCCCCAGGGATGCGGACAGCTGGACTGAGCCCTGGGTCATCTACGAGGGCCCGAGCGCTTACTCAGACCTGGCTTACAtggagctgccccacagccagtTTCCTGTCTCTGGTGGCCCAGCCATCGCTTTTGCCTGTCTGTACGAGAATGGGAAGCGCTCGCCCTACGAGCAGATCTCCTTCAGCATGTTCACACTGCACGACGTGCTCCAGAACATCCCCCTGACGGCTGCAGTGCCCCGCAAGAAGCGGAGGCGAAAGAGCTGTTGTGTCTCCTAG
- the TM4SF19 gene encoding transmembrane 4 L6 family member 19 has product MCVGRCSRIVGPCLLVLGTLSVVASILLLFPGGAWQYVVDGHISRRAKIMPGAWGGGVMVLLAATHITAVGWRCACCSDCGTRRNAFLSVVLSKLALLGSAACFFFSGLGLTDGPLCLYNATEPTNGLIWDYPFVDTPSNRGLAHSYLFYPSTWGTCMEPVGIVAWHVTFFSLLLLVSAAEIVLTFLQIINGCAGCLCGFCEGKEAGFSRVPEVR; this is encoded by the exons ATGTGTGTAGGGAGATGCAGCCGCATCGTGGGCCCCTGCTTGCTGGTGCTGGGCACACTCTCCGTGGTGGccagcatcctgctgctctttccTGGCGGGGCCTGGCAGTATGTGGTGGATGGGCACATCAGCAGGCGGGCAAAGATCATGCCAGGCGCCTGGGGAGGCGGCGTCATG gtgctgctggcagctacCCACATCACTGCTGTGGGATGGCGATGCGCCTGCTGCTCCGACTGTGGCACCCGTCGGAAC GCCTTCCTCTCCGTTGTCCTCTCCAAGCTGGCTCTCCTGGGCTCTGCCGCCTGCTTCTTCTTCTCGGGCCTGGGCCTAACCGATGGCCCTCTCTGCCTCTACAATGCCACTGAGCCCACCAATGGCCTCATTTGGGACTACCCCTTTGTGGACACACCTAGCAACAG GGGCTTGGCGCACTCCTACCTGTTCTACCCGAGCACCTGGGGCACCTGCATGGAGCCGGTGGGCATCGTGGCATGGCACGTCACCttcttctccctcctgctgctcgTCAGTGCTGCCGAGATAGTGCTAACCTTCCTCCAGATCATCAACGGCTGCGCTGGGTGCCTCTGCGGCTTCTGCGAGGGGAAGGAGGCAGGGTTCTCCCGTGTGCCTGAAGTGAGGTGA
- the NEU4 gene encoding sialidase-4 isoform X2, which translates to MQQRKGQMGSHSSAQRTRMGTALPPPFPIPALASLVLQKPLQLAAWRTAFSFLLAAPHLPPPLSPDPTSVWAVPLSPAGTMGSRHFPARTVLFEKESTGVTYRVPALIYLPCVAKLLAFAEERLSADDAHANLLVLRRGTVYGSYVEWEDMRVLETAALQHHRSMNPCPLYDEFTGTLFLFFITVLGRTPEAFQIVTGQNVTRLCCVTSADQGLSWSKATDLTQQVIGRAIKEWATFALGPGHGIQLRSGRLLVPAYSYHIDCKECFGQLCKTTPHSFAFYSDDHGQGWRFGEFIPNLQTGECQLVSVDEEDGSNVLYCNARSSLGFRVQALSTDDGAVFHGGQLVPRLVEPPHGCHGSIIGFPAPLVYGPQPRSAPHVLPATVAGSRTSTGPRSWASFHRDPKGTSGPFFQAPTWVLYSHPTSSMSRVNMGVHLSTFPRDADSWTEPWVIYEGPSAYSDLAYMELPHSQFPVSGGPAIAFACLYENGKRSPYEQISFSMFTLHDVLQNIPLTAAVPRKKRRRKSCCVS; encoded by the exons ATGCAGCAGAGGAAGGGGCAGATGGGATCCCATTCCTCAGCTCAGAGGACGCGCATGGGGACAGCTCTGCCCCCTCCATttcccatcccagccctggCCAGCCTGGTTTTGCAGAAACCCCTCCAACTAGCAGCATGGAGAACggccttttcttttcttttggcagCACCGcatctcccccctcccctttccccagaCCCCACCTCAGTGTGGGCTGTCCCCCTTTCTCCTGCAGGAACCATGGGCTCCCGGCACTTCCCTGCCCGGACCGTGCTCTTTGAGAAGGAGTCCACTGGTGTCACGTACCGCGTGCCAGCCCTGATCTACCTTCCCTGTGTGGCCAAGCTGCTGGCCTTCGCCGAGGAGCGGCTGAGCGCTGACGATGCCCACGCCAACCTGCTGGTGCTGCGCCGCGGCACCGTCTATGGCAGCTACGTGGAG TGGGAAGACATGCGGGTGCTGGAGACGGCGGCACTGCAGCACCACCGCTCGATGAACCCCTGCCCGCTCTACGATGAGTTCACCGGCaccctctttctcttcttcatcacCGTGCTGGGCAGGACACCTGAAGCCTTCCAGATCGTCACCGGGCAGAACGTCACCCGCCTCTGCTGCGTCACCAGCGCCGATCAGGGTCTGAGCTGGAGCAAGGCCACCGACCTGACACAGCAGGTCATCGGCAGGGCCATCAAAG AGTGGGCCACCTTCGCGCTGGGCCCAGGGCACGGGATCCAGCTGCGCTCCGGCCGGCTGCTGGTGCCTGCCTACAGCTACCACATCGACTGCAAGGAGTGCTTCGGGCAGCTCTGCAAGACCACTCCGCACTCTTTCGCCTTCTACAGCGACGACCACGGCCAGGGCTGGCGTTTTGGGGAGTTCATCCCCAACCTGCAGACAGGAGAGTGCCAGCTGGTCTCGGTGGATGAGGAGGATGGCTCCAATGTCCTCTACTGCAACGCCCGCAGCTCCCTGGGCTTCCGTGTCCAGGCGCTGAGCACTGATGATGGGGCTGTCTTCCACGGGGGGCAGCTGGTCCCACGGCTGGTTGAGCCCCCACATGGCTGCCACGGCAGCATCATTGGCTTCCCCGCACCTCTGGTGTACGGCCCTCAGCCCCGCTCGGCTCCACATGTGCTCCCTGCCACGGTTGCTGGCAGCAGGACTTCAACGGGACCTCGCAGCTGGGCCTCATTCCACAGGGACCCCAAAGGCACTTCTGGGCCCTTCTTCCAAGCGCCAACATGGGTGCTTTACTCACACCCCACCAGCTCCATGTCGCGGGTCAACATGGGGGTTCACCTCAGCACCTTCCCCAGGGATGCGGACAGCTGGACTGAGCCCTGGGTCATCTACGAGGGCCCGAGCGCTTACTCAGACCTGGCTTACAtggagctgccccacagccagtTTCCTGTCTCTGGTGGCCCAGCCATCGCTTTTGCCTGTCTGTACGAGAATGGGAAGCGCTCGCCCTACGAGCAGATCTCCTTCAGCATGTTCACACTGCACGACGTGCTCCAGAACATCCCCCTGACGGCTGCAGTGCCCCGCAAGAAGCGGAGGCGAAAGAGCTGTTGTGTCTCCTAG